atttacataccaACCGTATagattcttaatttaaattttcgttGCATTTTAACTAGTTTtatatagtgtatatatagttgtaattttcgatttaaatAGTTGTGAAATCATGGATGAGTTTGGTTGCTTCGATGCCAAGAAGCCGGCAGGACCTCGTTTGCCGGATTGGCGTACATCAACCTATCGCGGACATCGACACATTACGGACACACGGCAGGGCAATAAACTGAGTGCTCCAGTCGAGTGCACCAACAAAGGTGTCTATGTCCGTGATAAGTTGATGCACGACAAGCAGCTCTCCGAAGTGGCTGACAATTATACCTGGAAGGTGAGCAGCTCACTCAATTAGTGTTCTTGTATTCTTACTAATACTCTTTCCTTATTGCAGTACTGTGATCCGTTTATCTTACGGAATCCCTCGCTCAACATGAAGACGCAGTTTATGAAGCGCTTCGAGGAGGGCAACTTGCGTTTTGTTAAGCGAAAAATCAAACCAATGACCAGCGTCAGCCAGGACACTTATACGCACACTGAGCTGCCGTTTGAAGCCGATCCACTGCCCATACATATGCCCACACCGGTGGAGACCACCAAAGTCATCATCGATCGCTCGAAGCCAAGTTATACAAAGTATTTGGACCCAGGCGCAACTACATACAATCTGTCCTATGTGCACATGTCGCCGCAGGATGTGCAGGCCAGCGTTGCTGTTCACGACAACATTACCTTTTGGAACTGGTCACAGCATGCGCCTGCTGTGGTTCCGGTTGCGCGTGAAGCGGATGAGATAATGTGCGATGAGACTGCCGCAAAGGATTGCACTAAACGTCGCTTGGAGTATCAG
This window of the Drosophila albomicans strain 15112-1751.03 chromosome 2L, ASM965048v2, whole genome shotgun sequence genome carries:
- the LOC117565963 gene encoding uncharacterized protein LOC117565963, which produces MDEFGCFDAKKPAGPRLPDWRTSTYRGHRHITDTRQGNKLSAPVECTNKGVYVRDKLMHDKQLSEVADNYTWKYCDPFILRNPSLNMKTQFMKRFEEGNLRFVKRKIKPMTSVSQDTYTHTELPFEADPLPIHMPTPVETTKVIIDRSKPSYTKYLDPGATTYNLSYVHMSPQDVQASVAVHDNITFWNWSQHAPAVVPVAREADEIMCDETAAKDCTKRRLEYQCQIARVPHTGLTTEVQANYLDPKLNKEYIEYDTTDVKPLLVHEAVTPFATLSEYDVYGSGQPVIKYV